One part of the Synechococcus sp. UW179A genome encodes these proteins:
- a CDS encoding DUF3104 domain-containing protein — translation MPCSALVVSSLTSSFLPCSSVIRVSKTSPSSSSYLASVGTSFQIADVDSGVIRWVNADLVTHILPRC, via the coding sequence TTGCCCTGCTCTGCCTTAGTTGTCTCTTCCTTGACTTCCTCCTTTTTGCCTTGCTCTTCAGTCATCAGAGTCTCTAAGACTTCCCCCAGTAGTAGCAGCTATCTCGCGTCCGTAGGTACGAGCTTCCAGATCGCCGATGTGGATTCAGGCGTGATCCGCTGGGTCAACGCTGACCTTGTGACCCACATCCTGCCGAGGTGCTGA